A single Drosophila miranda strain MSH22 chromosome XR, D.miranda_PacBio2.1, whole genome shotgun sequence DNA region contains:
- the LOC108152104 gene encoding tyrosine-protein phosphatase non-receptor type 61F isoform X1 yields the protein MSEQKTSGSPSPTTTKDNAAARQKIETEYNNKKTGSGWHRFYKEISEKCDRGAKEQQFSTLESERSQNRGLNRYRDVNPYDHSRIVLKRGSVDYINANLVKLERADRQYILTQGPLEDTVGHFWLMVWEQKSSAILMLNKLMEKKQIKCHLYWPNQLGPEKALKLPNVQLTVELVRCETYQNFVRRWFKLTDLETQKSREVMQFHYITWPDFGIPSSPDAFLKFLQQVRDSGCLSNDVGPAVVHCSAGIGRSGTFCLVDCCLVLVDKHGECNVSQVLCELRSYRMGLIQTSDQLDFSYQAIIEGIKKLNDPSFLDAKEPIIGNETDTHAQDELPPPLPPRTHSLNLPLAPNAGGVLSLNMRAAQSNGEEVAAENIGDKPSVLSSKDALNNFINQHEIINAEVADSLRPLPPLPSRPLRSLQESDSDEDYDLDEEDDDDDDDEEDDDVDEEYETINELDVEPINGNVSTTTPQADDVNANSEKPAAPAEQHKANGIDTAGQTPASPENELKRRKRTEQQAHLQKQINNMKRKLRESEDNQKASKKGRSLLTYIAAGVVVGVICAYAYTKLG from the exons GAAATCTCTGAGAAATGTGATCGCGGGGCAAAAGAGCAACAGTTTAGTACGCTGGAATCGGAGCGGTCACAGAACCGAGGCCTGAATCGATATAGGGATGTGAATCCCTATGATCACTCGCGGATTGTTCTAAAGCGCGGCAGTGTGGACTACATCAATGCCAATCTGGTAAAG CTTGAGCGTGCCGATCGCCAGTACATACTGACCCAGGGACCCTTGGAAGATACCGTGGGGCACTTCTGGCTGATGGTCTGGGAGCAAAAGTCCAGCGCCATTCTCATGCTCAATAAGCTTATGGAGAAGAAGCAGATCAAATGCCACCTGTACTGGCCGAATCAGCTCGGACCAGAGAAGGCCCTCAAGCTGCCCAACGTTCAGCTCACCGTGGAGCTTGTGCGCTGCGAGACGTATCAGAACTTTGTACGGCGGTGGTTCAA ATTAACCGATCTCGAAACGCAGAAGAGCCGCGAGGTGATGCAGTTCCACTACATCACATGGCCAGATTTTGGCATTCCCAGTTCGCCAGATGCATTCCTGAAATTCTTGCAGCAAGTACGTGACTCTGGCTGCCTCAGCAACGACGTCGGTCCGGCCGTGGTGCACTGCAGTGCCGGCATTGGTCGCTCGGGCACTTTCTGCCTGGTTGACTGTTGTCTCGTGCTCGTGGACAAGCACGGGGAGTGCAATGTGTCGCAGGTTCTGTGCGAGCTGCGCAGCTACCGCATGGGACTGATACAGACATCCGACCAGCTGGACTTTTCCTATCAGGCCATCATCGAGGGCATCAAGAAACTGAACGATCCC AGCTTTCTCGACGCTAAGGAACCAATCATTGGAAATGAGACAGATACACATGCACAGGATGAGCTgccgccaccgctgccgcctCGGACACATTCGCTGAATTTGCCGCTGGCCCCCAACGCGGGCGGAGTTCTCTCGCTGAACATGCGAGCCGCCCAATCCAATGGCGAGGAGGTGGCTGCCGAAAACATTGGCGACAAGCCCTCAGTGCTGAGCAGCAAGGATGCTCTGAACAATTTTATCAATCAGCACGAGATCATCAACGCTGAGGTGGCCGACAGTCTGCGTCCCTTGCCGCCGTTGCCGTCTAGACCTTTAAGGTCGTTGCAGGAGTCGGATAGCGATGAGGACTACGACCTAGATGAGGaagacgatgacgatgatgatgacgaagAGGACGACGATGTTGACGAGGAGTACGAGACCATTAATGAGCTCGATGTGGAGCCCATCAATGGAAATGTATCGACGACGACACCCCAAGCCGATGATGTGAATGCCAACAGCGAGAAGCCAGCAGCACCTGCCGAACAGCACAAGGCCAATGGTATTGACACAGCGGGCCAGACTCCAGCGAG TCCTGAGAACGAGCTAAAGCGACGAAAACGCACCGAACAGCAGGCCCATCTGCAGAAGCAAATCAACAACATGAAAAGGAAGCTGCGGGAGAGCGAGGACAACCAGAAGGCGTCAAAAAAAGGAAGGTCATTACTCACATATATTGCGGCTGGTGTTGTGGTGGGCGTGATCTGCGCATACGCATACACGAAGCTAGGTTAA